From one Brachypodium distachyon strain Bd21 chromosome 4, Brachypodium_distachyon_v3.0, whole genome shotgun sequence genomic stretch:
- the LOC100843305 gene encoding putrescine hydroxycinnamoyltransferase 1: MKVEVVESTLVAPSEATPRHALWLSNLDLAVPKTHTPLVYYYPAPAAPDADGGEDAEGFFAPERLREALARALVPFYPLAGRMAVGPGGRLEIDCNGEGALFVVARADFTGDEMFRDFEPSPEARRLLVPFAASGDPPCVLAMVQVTFLKCGGVAVGTGMHHVTMDGAGAIQFIRTWTSLARGLDAASVSPSPPCHERTLLRARSPPSVTSEHPVYSPSNLNGMPRPFVTRVYAVPPKLLADIKSDCAPGVSTYCAVTAHLWRAMCVARGLAPDAESRLRVPANIRQRLRPPLPAHYFGNAIVRDLVTVRVGDVLSQPLGFVAERIKRAVARVDDAFVRSVIDYLELESEKGSQAARGQFMPETDLWVVSWLGMPIHDADFGWGRPEFVAPAQMFGSGTAYVTQAPDKDDGVSVLFALEPEYLQCFEKAFYGE; the protein is encoded by the exons ATGAaggtggaggtggtggagtCGACGCTGGTGGCGCCGAGCGAGGCGACGCCGCGGCACGCGCTGTGGCTCTCCAACCTCGACCTCGCCGTGCCCAAGACGCACACGCCGCTCGTCTACTACTACCCCGCGCCCGCGGCCCCCGACGCCGATGGCGGCGAAGACGCGGAAGGGTTCTTCGCGCCGGAGAGGCTGCGGGAGGCGCTGGCGAGGGCGCTGGTGCCCTTCTACCCGCTGGCGGGCCGGATGGCGGTGGGCCCCGGCGGCCGCCTCGAGATCGACTGCAACGGCGAGGGCGCGCTCTTCGTCGTCGCGCGGGCCGACTTCACCGGCGACGAGATGTTCAGGGACTTCGAGCCCTCCCCGGAGGCGCGCCGCCTGCTAGTCCCCTTCGCCGCCTCCGGCGACCCGCCCTGCGTCCTCGCCATGGTCCAG GTGACCTTCCTCAAGTGCGGCGGCGTGGCCGTGGGCACGGGCATGCACCACGTGACGATggacggcgcgggcgcgaTCCAGTTCATCCGGACGTGGACGTCCCTGGCGCGCGGGCTGGACGCCGCGTCCGTGTCCCCATCCCCGCCATGCCACGAGCGCACGCTCCTGCGCGCGCGCTCCCCTCCCAGCGTCACCTCCGAGCACCCGGTCTACTCCCCGAGTAACCTCAACGGCATGCCGCGCCCGTTCGTGACCCGCGTCTACGCCGTGCCGCCCAAGCTCCTCGCCGACATAAAGTCCGACTGCGCGCCCGGCGTGTCCACCTACTGCGCGGTGACCGCGCACCTGTGGCGCGCCATGTGCGTGGCCCGGggcctggccccggacgccgaGTCCAGGCTCCGGGTGCCGGCCAACATCAGGCAgcgcctgcgcccgccgctgccggcgcaCTACTTCGGCAACGCCATCGTGCGGGACCTCGTCACGGTGCGCGTGGGCGACGTGCTGTCGCAGCCGCTGGGGTTCGTGGCGGAGCGGATCAAGCGCGCCGTGGCGCGGGTGGACGACGCGTTCGTGAGGTCCGTGATCGACTACCTGGAGCTGGAGTCGGAGAAGGGCAgccaggcggcgcgcgggcagTTCATGCCGGAGACGGACCTGTGGGTGGTCAGCTGGCTCGGGATGCCAATCCACGACGCCGACTTCGGCTGGGGCCGCCCGGAGTTCGTGGCGCCCGCGCAGATGTTCGGCAGCGGCACCGCCTACGTCACGCAGGCGCCCGACAAGGACGACGGCGTGTCCGTGCTGTTCGCGCTCGAGCCAGAGTACCTGCAGTGCTTCGAGAAGGCCTTCTACGGGGAGTGA
- the LOC100843814 gene encoding cellulose synthase A catalytic subunit 9 [UDP-forming] codes for MEAGAGLVAGSHNRNELVLIRGHEDHKPVRALSGQVCEICGDEVGRTADGDQLFVACNECGFPVCRPCYEYERREGTQNCPQCKTRYKRLKGSPRVEGDDDEEDIDDIEHEFNIDDDDKQRAIQLHNNSHITEAMLHGRMSYGRASEDGGEGNNTPLVPPIITGNRSMPVSGEFPMSASHGHGDFSSSLHKRIHPYPMSEPGSAKWDEKKEVSWKERMDDWKSKQGILGTADPDDMDADVPINDEARQPLSRKVSIASSKVNPYRMVIILRLIVLCVFLRYRILNPVPEAIPLWLTSIICEIWFAVSWILDQFPKWYPIDRETYLDRLSLRYEREGEPSLLSPVDLFVSTVDPLKEPPLVTANTVLSILAVDYPVDKVSCYVSDDGASMLSFESLSETAEFARKWVPFCKKFNIEPRAPEFYFSRKVDYLKDKVQPTFVQERRAMKREYEEFKVRINALVSKAQKVPDEGWIMKDGTPWPGNNTRDHPGMIQVFLGHSGGLDTDGNELPRLVYVSREKRPGFQHHKKAGAMNALIRVSAVLTNAPFMLNLDCDHYINNSKAIRESMCFLMDPQVGRKVCYVQFPQRFDGIDAHDRYANRNTVFFDINMKGLDGIQGPVYVGTGCVFRRQALYGYNPPSGPKRPKMVTCDCCPCFGRKKRKQAKDGLPESVGDGMDGDKEMLMSQMNFEKRFGQSAAFVTSTFMEEGGVPPSSSPAALLKEAIHVISCGYEDKTDWGLELGWIYGSITEDILTGFKMHCRGWRSIYCMPKLAAFKGSAPINLSDRLNQVLRWALGSVEIFFSRHSPLLYGYKHGNLKWLERFAYINTTIYPFTSLPLLAYCTLPAVCLLTGKFIMPPISTFASLFFISLFISIFATGILELRWSGVSIEEWWRNEQFWVIGGVSAHLFAVIQGLLKVLAGIDTNFTVTSKATGDEDDEFAELYTFKWTTLLIPPTTLLIINIIGVVAGISDAINNGYQSWGPLFGKLFFAFWVIVHLYPFLKGLMGRQNRTPTIVIIWSVLLASIFSLLWVRIDPFTVKAKGPDVRQCGINC; via the exons ATGGAGGCGGGCGCCGGGCTGGTGGCCGGGTCGCACAACCGGAACGAGCTGGTGCTGATCCGGGGCCACGAGGACCACAAGCCGGTGCGGGCGCTGAGCGGGCAGGTGTGCGAGATATGTGGCGACGAGGTGGGCCGCACGGCGGACGGCGACCAGCTCTTCGTCGCCTGCAACGAGTGTGGCTTCCCCGTGTGCCGCCCGTGCTACGAGTACGAGCGCCGGGAGGGCACCCAGAACTGCCCCCAGTGCAAGACCCGCTACAAGCGCCTCAAGGGCAGCCCCCGGGTGgagggcgacgacgacgaggaggacatCGACGACATCGAGCACGAGTTCAACATCGACGACGATGACAAGCAGCGTGCCATCCAGCTGCACAACAACAGCCACATCACTGAGGCGATGTTGCACGGCAGGATGAGCTATGGGAGGGCTTCTGAGGATGGCGGCGAGGGCAATAACACCCCCCTTGTCCCGCCCATCATCACCGGCAATCGCTCCATGCCG GTGAGCGGGGAGTTTCCGATGTCGGCaagccatggccatggcgacttctcctcctccctgcacAAGCGCATCCATCCCTACCCAATGTCTGAGCCAG GGAGTGCAAAGTGGGacgagaagaaggaggtgagCTGGAAGGAGAGGATGGACGACTGGAAGTCCAAGCAGGGCATCCTCGGCACCGCCGACCCCGACGACATGGACGCAGATGTCCCAAT AAACGACGAGGCGAGGCAGCCGCTGTCGAGGAAGGTGTCGATCGCGTCCAGTAAGGTGAACCCGTACCGGATGGTCATCATCCTCCGTCTCATCGTCCTCTGCGTCTTCCTCCGCTACCGTATCCTCAACCCAGTCCCGGAGGCCATCCCACTGTGGCTCACCTCCATCATCTGCGAGATTTGGTTCGCCGTCTCCTGGATCCTCGACCAGTTCCCCAAGTGGTACCCCATCGACCGCGAGACCTACCTCGACCGCCTCTCACTCAG GTATGAGAGGGAAGGGGAGCCGTCGCTGCTGTCGCCGGTGGATCtgttcgtcagcacggtggaTCCGCTCAAGGAGCCCCCTCTCGTGACCGCAAACACGGTGCTGTCCATCCTGGCCGTGGACTACCCGGTGGACAAGGTCTCGTGCTACGTCTCTGACGACGGCGCGTCCATGCTGTCGTTCGAGTCGCTGTCGGAGACGGCGGAGTTCGCCAGGAAGTGGGTGCCCTTCTGCAAGAAGTTCAACATCGAGCCACGCGCCCCGGAGTTCTACTTCTCCCGGAAGGTCGACTACCTCAAGGACAAGGTCCAGCCCACCTTCGTACAGGAGCGCCGCGCCATGAAG AGAGAGTACGAGGAGTTCAAGGTGCGGATCAACGCGCTGGTGTCCAAAGCGCAGAAGGTGCCCGACGAGGGGTGGATCATGAAGGACGGCACGCCGTGGCCCGGCAACAACACCCGCGACCACCCTGGCATGATCCAGGTGTTCCTGGGGCACAGCGGAGGCCTCGACACCGACGGCAACGAACTGCCCCGCCTTGTCTATGTCTCCCGTGAGAAGCGTCCTGGGTTCCAGCACCACAAGAAGGCCGGCGCCATGAACGCTCTT ATCCGTGTCTCCGCCGTGCTGACTAACGCGCCATTCATGCTCAACTTGGACTGTGATCACTACATCAACAACAGCAAGGCCATCCGGGAGTCCATGTGCTTCCTCATGGACCCTCAGGTCGGCAGGAAGGTCTGCTATGTGCAATTTCCCCAGAGGTTCGACGGCATTGACGCCCACGACCGATATGCCAACAGGAACACCGTGTTCTTCGAT ATAAACATGAAGGGACTGGATGGTATCCAAGGCCCGGTGTACGTCGGAACCGGGTGCGTGTTCAGGCGACAGGCGCTCTACGGCTACAACCCTCCTAGCGGCCCCAAGAGGCCGAAGATGGTGACCTGTGACTGCTGCCCGTGCTTTGGACGCAAGAAGCGAAAGCAGGCCAAGGATGGGCTGCCAGAGAGTGTCGGTGACG GAATGGATGGTGACAAGGAGATGCTGATGTCCCAAATGAACTTCGAGAAGCGCTTCGGGCAGTCAGCGGCGTTCGTCACGTCCACGTTCATGGAGGAAGGCGGCGTCCCTCCATCGTCGAGCCCTGCTGCTCTCCTCAAGGAGGCCATCCATGTCATCAGCTGTGGCTATGAGGACAAGACTGACTGGGGTCTAGAG CTGGGGTGGATCTATGGGTCGATCACTGAGGATATCTTGACCGGTTTCAAGATGCACTGCCGTGGGTGGCGGTCGATCTACTGCATGCCAAAGTTGGCTGCGTTCAAGGGATCGGCGCCGATCAACCTGTCCGACCGTCTGAACCAGGTGCTGCGGTGGGCGCTAGGGTCCGTGGAGATCTTCTTCAGCCGGCACAGTCCATTGCTCTACGGCTACAAGCACGGCAACCTCAAGTGGCTCGAGCGATTCGCctacatcaacaccaccaTCTACCCCTTCACCTCTCTGCCGCTGCTCGCCTACTGTACCCTCCCGGCCGTCTGCCTCCTCACCGGGAAGTTCATCATGCCACCG ATTAGCACATTTGCcagcctcttcttcatctcccTCTTCATTTCGATCTTCGCGACTGGCATCCTGGAGCTACGATGGAGTGGAGTGAGCATCGAGGAGTGGTGGAGGAACGAGCAGTTCTGGGTCATCGGAGGGGTGTCAGCGCACCTGTTCGCTGTCATCCAGGGCCTGCTCAAGGTGCTGGCTGGGATCGACACCAACTTCACCGTCACTTCCAAGGCCACAGGCGATGAGGATGATGAGTTCGCGGAGCTCTACACCTTCAAGTGGACCACCCTCCTCATCCCACCGACGACGTTGCTCATCATCAACATCATCGGGGTTGTGGCAGGCATTTCTGACGCCATCAACAATGGCTACCAATCATGGGGCCCGCTCTTTGGCAAGCTCTTCTTCGCCTTCTGGGTGATCGTTCACCTCTACCCGTTCCTCAAGGGTCTCATGGGGAGGCAGAACAGGACGCCCACCATTGTCATCATCTGGTCTGTGTTGTTGGCCTCTATCTTCTCCCTGCTCTGGGTCAGGATCGATCCCTTTACCGTCAAGGCCAAGGGGCCTGATGTCAGGCAATGTGGCATCAACTGCTGA